One stretch of Armigeres subalbatus isolate Guangzhou_Male chromosome 2, GZ_Asu_2, whole genome shotgun sequence DNA includes these proteins:
- the LOC134210558 gene encoding uncharacterized protein LOC134210558: MAAQWKNWVRQYSWFATATQLSEKSDEVQAATFLSAIGEDCVRIYDTFGLRPEEENDVDVIKAKFDEYFTPKSCITFERYNFNQIVQREDEQFDSFVTRVKEQAKKCSFSVLNDSLVKDRIIIGVKYTSLVPQLLNDDLTLQKTIELCRNFELTTIQTKALAGEAKVDAVNSSMKKHISGRYEEREVFQCKKCGRKHVKRSCPAFGKICRKCGVSNHFAAMCKSKNVVHAVGVSEENETESDDDSEELFIGTVESTRNESDWFEVVKVHNKKFSVKLDSGAHCNVVPLWLVKQLGIGLHQSKTKWLVSFSNHRMKVLGEIYPVCRIKNRDCNITFKVVEESVVPVLGKDTCIAQRLIARVDTVQVLDETVFNGLGCLKDYVYDIDLIPNAQWETRPARHVPHSIRAAVKKELDSMERLGVIEKIHTATPVVNAMVLVKRNDKLRICIDPSQEIYEYFTARIIDERHQISPTTERRNFDGPHQV, translated from the coding sequence ATGGCCGCCCAATGGAAGAATTGGGTTCGGCAATATTCTTGGTTCGCCACAGCAACGCAGCTGTCGGAAAAGTCGGACGAGGTGCAAGCGGCAACATTTTTGAGTGCGATAGGAGAAGATTGTGTACGAATTTACGACACGTTTGGCTTACGCCCAGAAGAAGAAAATGACGTTGACGTGATAAAAGCTAAGTTTGATGAATATTTCACTCCCAAATCTTGCATAACCTTCGAACGatataatttcaatcaaatcgtTCAGCGGGAGGATGAACAGTTTGACAGTTTCGTCACTAGAGTGAAAGAGCAGGCCAAAAAATGCTCATTTAGTGTGCTTAATGATTCTCTTGTTAAAGATCGAATCATAATCGGGGTAAAATATACTAGTCTAGTGCCACAGTTACTGAACGATGATTTAACGCTGCAGAAGACAATAGAGTTGTGCCGTAATTTCGAATTAACAACCATTCAAACCAAAGCGTTGGCAGGAGAAGCAAAAGTGGACGCAGTGAATTCGTCAATGAAGAAACATATTAGTGGTCGATACGAAGAGCGAGAAgtgtttcaatgcaaaaagtgcGGAAGGAAACACGTGAAGCGATCCTGTCCTGCCTTTGGTAAAATATGTCGAAAATGTGGAGTGTCAAACCATTTCGCCGCTATGTGTAAATCCAAGAATGTCGTACACGCCGTTGGAGTATCAGAGGAGaatgaaacggagtccgatgaTGACTCAGAAGAACTGTTCATTGGTACAGTGGAAAGCACAAGAAATGAGAGTGACTGGTTTGAGGTAGTGAAAGTACACAACAAAAAGTTCTCGGTGAAGCTTGACTCGGGTGCCCACTGTAATGTGGTACCATTGTGGTTGGTAAAGCAGCTGGGAATCGGTCTGCATCAATCGAAAACGAAATGGCTGGTTTCGTTCTCAAATCATCGAATGAAAGTGCTTGGAGAAATCTACCCGGTGTGCCGCATTAAGAACAGAGACTGCAACATCACGTTCAAAGTGGTTGAAGAGTCCGTAGTGCCAGTGCTGGGTAAAGATACGTGTATTGCTCAACGACTGATAGCGCGAGTGGATACCGTTCAAGTGTTAGACGAAACAGTGTTCAATGGACTTGGGTGTCTAAAGGATTACGTGTACGATATAGATCTGATCCCGAATGCTCAGTGGGAGACGAGACCGGCGCGTCATGTCCCACATAGCATCAGAGCAGCAGTAAAGAAAGAGCTGGATTCCATGGAACGTCTCGGTGTTATAGAAAAGATTCACACAGCAACTCCGGTGGTCAACGCAATGGTCCTGGTTAAACGAAACGACAAGCTTCGCATATGCATCGACCCATCACAG